In Brachyhypopomus gauderio isolate BG-103 chromosome 2, BGAUD_0.2, whole genome shotgun sequence, the DNA window aaacagcgcgatctatattctgattggttcaacctgttataatatacaaccgatggattggctgaatatgctgcggtgtgcggcgattagattatttaaaaaataaattaataataataatattcaagcctgagaaattccatgtgtggcgtgagagcgtgtgaaatcgctaaatatgcgtgagtctcacgctcaaagcgtgcatatgacctgcatatgaccaaggtcagcatgtgattacgcaggtttcccactgactgtaagtcacatttatctgctctctgtcttaataatcactttttttgtgttatgttggccgggagatggttgcagagagtatgttttcagggttgccaacgctcacgcattgagcatgagacacacgcatttgaccgttttcacacgctctcacggcacacttccgatatctcacatccgaaaaaaaaatcttgtttatttatctgatccatatctatgattcaatgagttactaattCGCTTTGGTgccaaccacccgcgatcgatagattgcgatataatacttaatttgtgtccattttacgttcacaatcccccccccgtcaacaacttacgtctccacccccccatcccccaaagcctgtgtttttaacgcattgtaaactggggtgccttaaaattttgcatgcatataaagggtgccacaactgaaaaaaggttgagaaacactggcgtagtggacaagatgaaattaaagaagaacgcgaaaaccagacggatacgtaagaaaactctttactgcagagtggtaatgggtagaagagccttttctacgcagcaaaacactgaacagacacgtacgtacaaaaatacacgattaaccataaaccaaccaaggaaaggagcagtagacggcaccaaagaaaagaaacaaacaaaatatactacactaagttaacaaagcaagactcacaccttactaacataaagaaaatatatctacgatgataatctcaaacaaatatacatacacagtGCCCAcctctatactggtgtttcttatATAGTATCTCTGCATGGGTGTCTATATAAgtgtgcacatgctactacgttcttactccatggtggcgattttcacaacactattcatgacaaaagccatcacacaaaccctcacctctcacatgagaatcatgagctacagtttctcaaaagtcacacacacaaccataaaggCAGTAAATGCTCGTGTCGCCTCCCGGCAACTTCCAGCAACTCCGTCATGCAGATTATGAAGCCGAAGATCCGCCCCCTCATCCAAATCACGATCTTCGATTGGCCGACAGAATCCACCCGTAACCAGGCAATCTATCTGTTAAACCAAAATTaaccgaaagagaaaacaacctcCCCAAAACCCACAGTTCCCATAACACCgcagcatcagccatcaaccaccgagcagctactgccactcattgtctaccactaatctaaactcgacattatcgttaaagagtatgtgttctgtatgagagtatgtggtgtgtgcatgggcagtggcgtgcacagacattttggggggcaagtgctgggggggggcactttttagcgcacgtggaacaattcattattaaaaaattacaagcgcatgttgaatgaaatttgacttttattagtaacattctctaaacgtgagttttcaatggaaaaagtcacaccgccaactgataaaatccatatccaatattaactatatacagtcattgttaagtccttcagttaacttctgtttaccctccactgtctgcgggccttgttgcatatattttgcaattattaaatcaatataggcctacaattaaaaagaccaaaaagtaggaggagttataggctactgtaGTACCCTGTAAATAGGGGGAAACAATGAACAGACGAACACACTCGTTTCGTTTCTCGCTCGTCTCACTGTTGAATGtgcaaacaataaaaaaatgcaATACAATCCGTTTCACTTTTCTTACAAACTACAATTGTTAATTCTTTAGTACCTTTGTACATTCATGTGTGCACATAGCCAATTAAGCAAGAGAACAAAAACATATTGTACACATTCTCATTTGCGTGAGTAACGCTAGTACATGTGCTAAGACATTTGGCTCACTGCCAAACGGTAGGCAGAACATACAGCGAACACATGCATCGAACACATACATCGGTCAACATCTTTCACATTCAGGTTCACAAACGTACATGTTAGTCATGACACCATTACTATTAATCTAACTTCTCATAACATGTCACGAGTTCTTCTCTAACGTTCATACTTAAACACATACATATTGCTTCTCATCAGCTCATAGCGCACAAGCACCTCGTGGTCTTATGCTAACTATACACCTAGTACTATAGCGAATACTTTGCGCACAACATCAAATAGCGAATTTCCCTTAAAACGGCATTTTACTAACAATGACAGTGTAATATACTGACTAACTCATTTATAagcaaaacattcacatttctTTTACAATTTACCTGTAAATAGGGGGAAACAATGAACAGACGAACACACTTGTTTCGTTTCTCGCTCGTCTCACTGTTGAATGTGCAGACGTAACGAGAGCGCCCCCTCCTAACCCAAACAGGCATGACCAATCGATCCTTGCCATTTAGTATGTCAGGCAATACCAACTGATCGCCATTGAACAGATCATTACTTATAACAAAATTAACACCTTAACAAACTCTTTCTCCAAATAACAAATACATTAAAACATATAAACACCACTTTGCACACTCCCCTTCAATTTTAGATGTCGTCCCGACATCTCACTCTACTTCTCTGTCCATTTTCAGTTGTTTCTTGTTTTAGTACGCATGTCTCATAACACTGTTGTACTCAAACACAAAGTAACAGGTCTATACTGGAGTTGGTAGACAGTTCATTAACGTTCCCAGTAGCATGCGGCTGTCCATGATCAACAGTCAGTTTAACTGCATGGCCTGATAGAAACAGTCCATGGTATGAAGGGATTGATGTTAACAAGAGTCCATGACTACTGAAATGTCTGGAGTTCTCAAACAGTACACACGTCTGATGGCCATTTTTGGTGGTGCCATCAATAATACCAATATGGTCATTCCCTAACAGTCCACTCTCTCATAAAGGAGACACAATGTTGTGTTTGTTGTGGTATACACATCCAAGGAGTAGCTGTCTGCATACCGCAATAGCTCACAGGGTATGTGCAGGAAGAAGGGCTCGCAGCTCTTACATAATAACAAGTTGGAGTTCCAGGTATGTCATAAGTAAAGCGTTTTGGttgtttcctctctctcctaggCAGCTGGTCATCCCTTGACTGCAGTGCACTCTCATTGTCTTCAGCTCTCCTTGTAGGGACTGATTCGCAGGCTATTGGTTCTGGTTCAAGATCTGGCAATACTACAGGTGCTCTCGCAGGGTGGACAAATGGAAAACCGGACTCATCATTACTTGAGGGTGCAGGTTTAATCGTAGGGATGCTTACTGATGGTGGCAGTTGCTGTGACACTCTACCTGGGTGAGATGCTTGAGGTTCCACTAATGCCAGCTGTTCAGCAGACTGGTGTTTTGTCTGTGGGTGAACGCCATGCCCATCATTCCCTCTCTcacctacagttgtgatcaaatttattcaacccccactgaaataaagtgttttggccagtttgacattgattttgatcatttcagtcatcttatttacaattatatcaaagaggcacttataaattagacaaacataacataatatttatgatggaataaccacaaatgtctttactgtgctcacatcattatcagttttattcaaccccctagtgacattattttttagtacttagtacaacatccttttccagttatgacagctttcaagcgtgaagcatagcttgacacaagtgtcttgcagcgacctatgggtatcttagcccattcttcatgggcaaaagcctccagttcagtcacattcttaggcttgcgcactgcaactgccttctttaggtcccaccagaggttctcaattggatttaagtctggtgattgcgatggccactctagaatgttccagcctttcatgttcaaccatgctctagtggacttggatgtgtgcttcggatcattgtcctgttggaaggtccaacgtctcccaagccgcaggtttgtgactgactccatcacattttcctccaagatctcctggtactgaagggaattcatggtaccctgcacacgttgaagctttcctgtaccattagaagcaaaacagccccaaagcataattgaccccccgccatgcttcacagtaggcaaggtgttcttttgttcataagcctggttcttccttctccaaacatagcgctggtccattgtcccaaacagttctaattgagtttcatctgaccacagtacaatgttccaaaacctttgtggcttgtccacatgacttttggcatactgcagtcgacttttcttgttcattggagtcagcaagggggtgcgtctgggcgttctggcatggaggtcttcgttatgcagtgcgcgccttattgtctgagctaaaacttcagtgcccacatctgacaggtcttttttcagttcctttgcagtcacgcggggatttttctccacattacgattcaggtagcgcacagcagtcgcggtcaggatcttctttctgccacgaccaggtaacgtttccactgtgccctttaacttgaacttcgcaatctttttatatccattgccattcttgtgaagagtaataacctcttctcttgtcttctgggaccattctcttgccttcaccatgcttggaaacacaccagtagatgtctagaaggagctgagtatcacagtccttttaaatctgcctaattggtgcttatcatgcttgattgctgctcgttgacatccacagatgtttttaatacctgatggaaaacactggaatgaacctctgttcttaggagtggtagtcgtaaaggggttgaataattgtgtcaatgaagaaatcacaaaaaggccatttaatactttatgacaaaaaaaattgatgctatcttagttgcatttagttctttaacaagtccttgtaagatttcattatgaacacaattacaaatgtgcactgaattccataaaacccttcgcagcattgggggttgaataaatttgatcacaactgtagatgCTGCAGCTCGAGACTGGGGTAGAGGCAGTATTCATCGTCACTATCACTGTCTTCCCCTGTGCTTCCGACAgccactgtgtttggagttctTCCAAAGAGCAGAAAGAAGGGAGCAAATCCAGTTGTCTCACATCTAGTGCAGTTGTAAGCATACACAAGCTTGTTGAGTGATTTTTTCCAGTTAGATTTTTGTGATTCTGACAAAGTCCTTAACATTTGCAGTAATGTTCGATTGAATCTCTCGACCAGTCCATTTCCTTGGGGATGATAAGGACTCGTTCTTGATCCTGCTATGCCACTGTACTTTCTTAACTGCGTGAAGAGTTGGTTCTCAAATTCACCACCTTGGTCGTGGTGTATGCGGGAAGGAAAGCCAAACCTCAGAATAAAATCATTGAAAAGGCGGTCAGCCACAGTTTTACCAGACTTAGATGTTGTGGGATAGGCTTGGGCGTACCTAGTAAAATGGTCTATGATAACCAAGATGTATTCATACCCACCCTTACATTtgtccaaatgaaggaaatcaATCGAGACAAGTTCAAACAGCTGTGTTGTGACCATGCTCgtaaagcctggttcacactacacgattttaggctggtttttcagtcgccgactggcggtcggaggcaaatcggcgatcactcgtcactcgctcagtcgtgtagtgtgaactgctgaaagacgctcgccgagccgtcgccgactggtcgcagacgactggtagatatctagcatgtttaatatctagcagtcggcgactgagagtcggcagcagcgtctagctacagccaatgggaacgcggagagaaaactttcaagaatgctttcaaaacagtaaccacacaaaatcctcacctttcttacaactttactacaacactgtttaagttattgtaacagcactggagaaatagtgcgattgattatatctatcactgcaacggagagatgaaataattctggcaacttgggactatggagtgtttaaacggtaaaaaataataacgaaaatgtggagtacatgtacattgtttttttcttctacgtggtgttgctggttctgggagagtttcgttttcgtgttctcgtgtttttggacggcagccagatgagtcggcgattccccagtcgtgtaattcgtgagcccgcgtcgccgatcagtcatgtagtgtgaaatccacaacaactgaaagactcgcgattacagcacgaccagtcatgtagtgcggacagcacaaaaacctgacgactgaaaagtcatgtagtgtgaaccaggcttaagTGGTGCTCTTGTTTCTCTacttggtttttttttgttttaggcAGGTGCATGCTCTTAGGACATGATGTTCAATGTCTTTCTGCATGTGAGGCCAGAAGAATCTCTCTCTAACCAAACTACTAGTGCGGTCAACCCCTTGATGTCCCATCTCATTATGCAACATTTGAAGGACTGTACATTTAAACTCTTTGGGCAGTACCAATTGCTTTCTTTGACCTAGCCTACGGCACAGGAGACCATCCTCATCCACTACTAGCTTATCCCACTCTCTTAGTAGGCGCTTAGTTGCTGGGTCCAACATGCGCAGCTGTTTGAGGGAAGGTCTCTCCCCTAAATGAATGTAATCAAGGGTGGTCCCTATTTCACTGTCAGCCCTTTGAGCTTGCTGTAGTTCTGTCTTCGATAATGGTTTAATGGGGGAGGTGCCAATCTCCTCTCCTTCCACGCATCGGGCAGGCAGCGCCATTGCCCATGACATTTCAGAGCACTGTTGAGCTTCCACGGCTTGAACTGTTGCACTTACAGACTCTGATGGTAGTTGTTCAGTACATTCCCTTATTATCGCCTCAATGTCTGTTGGCATGCGGGATAAGGAATCGGCATCAATATTTTCCTTCCCTGGCCGATACCTGATTGTAAAATGAAAATCAGCCAACTCAGCAACCCATCTACAGCCAGTAGCATTAAGCTTTGCTGAAGACAACACATAAGTCAATGGGTTATTGTCACTGAACACAGTGAAGGTTGGAGCGTAGTACAGGTAATCCCTAAATTTTTCACTAACTGCCCACTTGAGAGCCAAGAACTCTAACTTTCCACTGTGCAAGTGGTAGTTTTTCTCTGAACCAGTCAACGTCCTCGAACCATAAGCAATTACTCTTAGCTTGCCATTTTGTTTTTGATATAGCACCGCACCCAACCCGCTATTTGAAGCATCTGTGTGAAGAATGAAGGGTTGAGAAAAATCAGGAAAACCCAAGACAGGTGGTTGAACCAGACAGTCGATTAGGTTCTCTAGAATTTGCTGATGCTCGTCGGTCCATGCTATTGGTTGCTGTGAAGgcactccttggtttttcatacGTCCCCTCTGCCCGCTTCCCTTCTGATTCGGTCTTGTTCCACTGTTTGGTGCTAACTTCAGCAGGTCATAaagtagggctgcacgattaatcgtatttttatcgttatcgcgatgtgaagtttcacgataaacgcatcgaaagagccacgataactccttgaataacagcaaactcaaattgcattatcctcgtccagcaatagagggagctattcgcgctgcagactatgatcaggtgacgtaagtaggcaagaggcagagtgaggcagagttgccaggttcgcggttttcatgccaaattgggcttgtttgaaaatccagccgtgggtaaaaattctggggccgcagggtgcggttttttgggctacttttgagttgggctactgcggaagttacaagtcaacactaagaatcgatcacaatataatacataatttgtctccatttcacactcgccaccccccccccccccccccccccccgacaacttacactcacagattttgtgcggaaaatttttgtaggacctggcaaccctggagtgaggtgaacacgctcatcagacacgcgatttggtttaagcctggtttacacttgatgcggcgcgagggtccgggaggcgaaaataacgtaatcgcggtggcttcgcccgtgtgcaatggcctcgcgcgctgtcgattcacgaggtcgtgcacctcttgaattttgtaagttcgcgcgcgccgcgtctcagcgcaatgagaacagtcatgtttacagggttcatacacctatacaaggtggaattcaagcacttgtacgtcactttcaaggtccatttcaataattaattcccagcacgttaaacttaattgaattaaatatttatacatatactctaaatgattcgaaataattcgcttttttatcacattatttaatggatatttattttcaaaacgcccaatcttaacgtcttcacgttctctcatgtttcgtcctggaattacaagaggctcgtatttgttaacgtaatacaagagaattgttcagtcagacagatatttgttgtgaaacgaagtagttacaatttcaagcattttcaagtacttttgcctaaattccagcacttttcaaacctgaaacacaaagcaacattaaaattgatcaggtaaaagttcattcccctgtatttgaggggtgtttttttatactacaaggcctacatatcgtttcggacaacactgcaaagaatgtgacacggcaagattaaacgcttccgccgttcgcggaggttaacgaggtgtgcggagtcactcactcgtgaaagtataaacctagattgaatctattgttgaataaacctgcaaaatatttggaattattctggattctgtaatctgtttacgtgctaatctttattttttgccttcctagataaTTTTTTACAGATAGTACTTCCACCATCAAGACGGGCAGTTGAATATTCCGGCCGCTGATCAACTTTCTGCTTCtaaaaatcagctagcgtaagtttgtatacatcggctagacacggtaagtgttttgatttattcatggctggtgttggtttgttcccgtgttcggagtgtggcatgtttagtctagaccctttcgccaccgacagtaatagtgatagtatttgtgagaggtgccagttagttacttctcttgtggcgaaagtggaaagtttagagcgccgcgtccactcattattgagggatagagagacagggtctgtagtaggtgtggacgcgccagggagaactagcgcctccgcgactccggcgatagagccctcacagcggggcgaatgggtgacgtctcggcggcgtagtcggagagcgagggctgcagctaccgctaacgccagcgctagcccaccagagcaccactccccggttcacgtgtccaacaggtttgccccgctcagtgttacacccgctgaggagactctggtgataggagactctatagttcggcacgtgaaagtcgctattcctgtaggggctccagcggttacagtcagctgtttaccgggagccagagcgccggacattagtggcaaccttagactgttagcccataggaggttttctaggatagtgattcatgtaggggccaacgatatacgtctgcggcagtcagaggtgactaaggctaatgttaaagaggtggttaaattagcccagacgatgtccgatgccgtaatatgctctggccccatcccaatgcggcgcggtgatgagcagtacagcaggctcacgtcgctaaaccgctggatgtccaagtggtgctccgaaaatcaagtgggctttattaataattggaaagagttcgagggcaagcctggtcttttaggcagggacggtgtccaccccacccgggatggcgctgccctgttatcttgcagcatagcccgtagtctgttagttagtgggcagtgtagtactaggagctgctgactaaccagagtcgcgaccaggccgcagactaacgggctaaacctgtctgcgagctgcttagagacgtcaccaagatcccataggattgagactgtgtctgtgccccgggttaaattaaatcataagaaaatagtccgtcctaagtttttaactaatattcaaacttcacatccaattattacctatatgaccgatctgaaaattggattaattaatattcgatcactcaactctaaagcagtttttatgaatgaacttataactgaccagaaaattgatattctatgtctaactgaaacgtggattcaatctggtgactatttatctctaaacgaagccactcctgtgggatatagttatatacataaacctagattgtcaggcagaggaggaggaatatgtataatatatcgtgattgtttagaaattcatcagaaatacttggatatctttaattcatttgagatgctgtctattaatgtaattagtccatctgaaaataaaagttcattttccctaacaaatgtatatagaccaccagggccttactcagatttcttaaaagatttcacagattttacagcaaatttagcagttag includes these proteins:
- the LOC143488806 gene encoding uncharacterized protein LOC143488806 isoform X1, yielding MAGVGLFPCSECGMFSLDPFATDSNSDSICERCQLVTSLVAKVESLERRVHSLLRDRETGSVVGVDAPGRTSASATPAIEPSQRGEWVTSRRRSRRARAAATANASASPPEHHSPVHVSNRFAPLSVTPAEETLVIGDSIVRHVKVAIPVGAPAVTVSCLPGARAPDISGNLRLLAHRRFSRIVIHVGANDIRLRQSEVTKANVKEVVKLAQTMSDAVICSGPIPMRRGDEQYSRLTSLNRWMSKWCSENQVGFINNWKEFEGKPGLLGRDGVHPTRDGAALLSCSIARSLLVSGQCSTRSC